The proteins below are encoded in one region of Eulemur rufifrons isolate Redbay chromosome 2, OSU_ERuf_1, whole genome shotgun sequence:
- the ABHD8 gene encoding protein ABHD8: MLTGVTDGIFCCLLGAPPNAVAPLESVESSDGYTFVEVKPGRVLRVKHAGPAPAPTPPPPPPQDAAQGDRSGLVRCQRRITVYRNGRLLVENLGRAPRADLLHGQNGSGEPPAALEVELADPAGSDGRWGPGSASSGNGSNGRRRRARRPKRTIHIDCEKRITSCKGAQADVVLFFIHGVGGSLAIWKEQLDFFVRLGYEVVAPDLAGHGASSAPQVAAAYTFYALAEDMRAIFKRYAKKRNVLIGHSYGVSFCTFLAHEYPDLVHKVIMINGGGPTALEPSFCSIFNMPTCVLHCLSPCLAWSFLKAGFARQGAKEKQLLKEGKAFNVSSFVLRAMMSGQYWPEGDEVYHAELTVPVLLVHGMHDKFVRVEEDQRMAEILLLAFLKLIDEGSHMVMLECPETVNTLLHEFLLWEPEPSPKALPEPLPAPAEEK; encoded by the exons ATGCTAACCGGGGTGACGGATGGTATCTTCTGCTGCCTGCTCGGCGCGCCCCCCAATGCGGTAGCGCCACTGGAGAGCGTCGAGTCCAGCGATGGCTACACCTTTGTGGAGGTCAAACCTGGTCGTGTGCTGCGGGTGAAGCACGCTGGAcccgccccagcccccaccccacctccgcCACCGCCTCAAGATGCTGCCCAGGGGGACAGGTCTGGCTTGGTCCGCTGCCAGCGCCGGATCACTGTGTACCGCAACGGGCGGTTACTGGTGGAGAACCTTGGCCGGGCACCCCGAGCTGACCTCCTGCACGGGCAGAACGGCTCCGGAGAGCCGCCGGCCGCCCTGGAGGTGGAGCTGGCTGACCCGGCGGGCAGCGATGGCCGCTGGGGCCCCGGCAGTGCCAGCAGTGGCAATGGCAGCAACGGGCGGCGGCGGCGAGCCCGACGCCCCAAGAGGACCATCCACATTGACTGTGAGAAGCGCATCACTAGCTGCAAGGGCGCCCAGGCCGACGTGGTGCTCTTTTTCATCCATGGTGTCGGCGGCTCCCTGGCCATCTGGAAGGAGCAGCTGGACTTCTTTGTGCGCCTAGGCTACGAGGTGGTGGCACCTGACCTGGCGGGCCATGGGGCCAGCTCCGCGCCCCAGGTGGCCGCAGCCTACACCTTCTATGCGCTAGCTGAGGACATGCGGGCTATCTTCAAGCGCTACGCCAAGAAGCGGAACGTGCTCATTGGGCATTCCTACGG CGTCTCCTTCTGCACATTCCTGGCACACGAGTACCCAGACCTGGTGCACAAGGTGATCATGATCAATGGCGGGGGCCCCACGGCGCTGGAGCCAAGCTTCTGCTCAATCTTCAACATGCCCACCTGTGTCCTGCACTGCTTGTcaccctgcctggcctggagCTTCCTCAA GGCCGGCTTTGCCCGCCAAGGGGCCAAGGAGAAGCAGCTGCTTAAGGAGGGCAAGGCGTTCAATGTGTCATCCTTTGTGCTACGGGCCATGATGAGTGGCCAGTACTGGCCGGAGGGCGACGAAGTCTACCACGCCGAGCTCACCGTGCCCGTCCTGCTCGTCCACGGCATGCACGACAAGTTTGTGCGGGTGGAGGAAGACCAGCGCATGGCCGAG ATCCTGCTCCTGGCCTTCCTGAAGCTTATAGATGAAGGCAGCCACATGGTGATGCTAGAATGCCCGGAGACGGTGAACACCTTGCTCCACGAGTTCCTGCTCTGGGAGCCCGAGCCCTCGCCCAAGGCTCTGCCGGAGCCCCTGCCCGCGCCTGCCGAGGAGAAGTAG
- the MRPL34 gene encoding large ribosomal subunit protein bL34m isoform X2 produces the protein MAFLAGSLLGPSGRRAGTSISQATSNASASMAGSGA, from the exons ATGGCTTTCCTGGCCGGATCCCTGTTGGGCCCCTCGGGTAG GCGCGCGGGAACGAGTATCAGCCAAGCAACATCAAACGCAAGCGCAAGCATGGCTGGATCCGGCGCCTGA
- the MRPL34 gene encoding large ribosomal subunit protein bL34m isoform X1, translated as MAFLAGSLLGPSGRSAALLGGRWLQPRPWLGLPDAWGLPALQQARGKARGNEYQPSNIKRKRKHGWIRRLSTPAGVQVILRRMLKGRKSLSH; from the exons ATGGCTTTCCTGGCCGGATCCCTGTTGGGCCCCTCGGGTAGGTCGGCGGCGTTGCTGGGTGGCAG GTGGCTCCAGCCCCGGCCTTGGCTGGGGCTCCCAGACGCCTGGGGCCTCCCTGCTCTGCAGCAGGCGCGGGGCAAGGCGCGCGGGAACGAGTATCAGCCAAGCAACATCAAACGCAAGCGCAAGCATGGCTGGATCCGGCGCCTGAGCACGCCGGCTGGCGTCCAGGTCATCCTCCGCCGCATGCTTAAGGGCCGCAAGTCGCTGAGCCATTGA
- the DDA1 gene encoding DET1- and DDB1-associated protein 1, with product MADFLKGLPVYNKSNFSRFHADSVCKASNRRPSVYLPTREYPSEQIIVTEKTNILLRYLHQQWDKKNAAKKRDQEQVELEGESSAPPRKVARTDSPDMHEDT from the exons ATG GCAGATTTTTTGAAAGGTTTGCCTGTCTACAACAAAAGCAACTTTAGTCGATTTCATGCTGACTCTGTGTGCAAAGCTTCG AACCGACGTCCCTCAGTCTACCTGCCCACTCGAGAGTACCCGTCTGAACAGA TCATCGTGACAGAAAAGACAAACATCCTTCTGCGCTACCTACATCAGCAATGGGACAAAAAA AATGCTGCCAAGAAGAGAGACCAGGAGCAAGTGGAGCTTGAAGGCGAGAGCTCAGCACCGCCCCGAAAGGTGGCTCGGACCGACAGCCCAGACATGCACGAGGACACTTAA
- the ANO8 gene encoding anoctamin-8 has translation MSEAASGSGGTSLEGERGKRPPPEGEPAAPASGVLDKLFGKRLLQAGRYLVSHKAWMKTVPTENCDVLMTFPDTTDDHTLLWLLNHIRVGIPELIVQVRHHRHTRAYAFFVTATYESLLRGADELGLRKAVKAEFGGGTRGFSCDEDFIYENVESELRFFTSQERQSIIRFWLQNLRAKQGEALHNVRFLEDQPIIPELVARGIIQQVFPVHEQRILNRLMKSWVQAVCENQPLDDICDYFGVKIAMYFAWLGFYTSAMVYPAVFGSVLYTFTEADQTSRDVSCVVFALFNVIWSTLFLEEWKRRGAELAYKWGTLDSPGEAVEEPRPQFRGVRRISPVTRAEEFYYPPWKRLLFQLLVSLPLCLASLVCVFLLMLGCFQLQELVLSVKGLPRLARFLPKVVLALLVSVSAEGYKKLAVWLNDMENYRLESAYEKHLIIKVVLFQFVNSYLSLFYIGFYLKDMERLKEMLATLLITRQFLQNVREVLQPHLYRRLSRGELGARAVWELARALLGLLSPWRPDPRRLEPQAEEGGGSGAGAGRRCLSGGCGAPEEEEEAATVERRLAGEGGETGDGARGRKEEEEEEEEEEDDEEEEQEEEEGEEGGLLDCGLRLKKVSFAERGAGRRRPGPSSEALLEEGSPTMVEKGLEPSVFTLAEEDDEAEGAPSSPEREPPAILLRRAGGEGRDQGPDGGPDPEPSSSGDSTGRQRRQNRSSWIDPPEEEHSPQLTQAELESCMKKYEDTFQDYQEMFVQFGYVVLFSSAFPLAALCALVNNLIEIRSDAFKLCTGLQRPFGQRVESIGQWQKVMEAMGVLAIVVNCYLISQCGQLQRLLPWLSPEAAIVSVVVLEHFALLLKYLIHVAIPDIPGWVAEEMAKLEYQRREAFKRHERQAQHRYQQQQRRRREEEERQRHAEHHARRERDASGREEARAEGPGPDPAASEKASAKAKGGGAGGHGPERPKRPGSLLAPNNVMKLKQIIPLQGKFLSSGAASSLAAAGASAAPRPSPAQSPTGSDTRLPAFLSFKFLKSPETRRDSERSHSPPKAFHAGKLFPFGGARAEAGSNGAGGQARPDGTPSGGGSRAQRSGPVDEAAAEELEAPRPEEEGSGTALAPVGAPALRTCRSRSPAPPPPPMLLPRPPTPPAGCWQWDGPWGCGGEGTALRQAPATECPPCALAGAPPALQPLPGDTSFYSLLPQPLPATSEPPEAPAPSPSPSPSPQAVCWPSGWH, from the exons ATAAGCTTTTCGGGAAGCGGCTCCTGCAGGCGGGTCGCTACCTGGTGTCCCACAAGGCATGGATGAAGACGGTGCCTACAGAGAACTGCGACGTGCTGATGACCTTCCCAG ACACAACGGATGACCACACACTGCTATGGCTGCTGAACCACATCCGCGTGGGCATCCCCGAGCTCATCGTGCAAGTCCGCCACCACCGTCACACGCGAGCCTACGCCTTCTTCGTCACCGCCACGTACGAGAG CCTGCTCCGAGGGGCCGACGAGCTGGGCCTGCGCAAGGCCGTCAAGGCCGAGTTCGGTGGGGGCACCCGCGGCTTCTCCTGTGATGAGGACTTCATCTACGAGAACGTGGAGAGCGAGCTGCGCTTCTTCACCTCCCAG GAACGTCAGAGCATCATCCGCTTCTGGCTGCAGAACCTGCGTGCCAAGCAGGGCGAAGCACTCCACAACGTGCGCTTCCTGGAGGACCAGCCAATCA TCCCCGAGCTGGTGGCCCGTGGGATCATCCAGCAGGTGTTCCCGGTCCACGAGCAGCGTATCCTGAACCGCCTTATGAAGTCATGGGTGCAGGCCGTGTGTGAAAACCAGCCTCTAG ATGACATCTGTGACTACTTTGGTGTGAAGATTGCCATGTACTTCGCCTGGCTGGGCTTCTACACGTCGGCGATGGTGTACCCAGCTGTCTTTGGCTCCGTCCTGTACACGTTCACGGAGGCCGATCAG ACAAGCCGGGACGTGTCCTGTGTGGTCTTCGCTCTTTTCAATGTGATCTGGTCAACGCTGTTCTTAGAGGAATGGAAGCGGAGGGGTGCCGAGCTAGCCTACAAGTGGGGGACACTGGACTCGCCCGGGGAAGCCGTGGAGGAGCCACGCCCCCAGTTCAGG GGGGTGCGACGCATCAGCCCTGTGACACGAGCTGAGGAGTTCTACTACCCGCCCTGGAAGCGGCTGCTCTTCCAGCTGCTCGTCAGCctcccactgtgcctggcaagcCTTGTCTGTGTCTTCCTGCTCATGCTTGGCTGCTTCCAGCTGCAG GAGCTGGTGCTCAGTGTAAAGGGGCTGCCCCGCCTGGCCCGCTTCCTGCCCAAGGTGGTGCTGGCCCTGCTCGTCAGCGTGAGTGCCGAGGGCTACAAGAAGCTCGCTGTCTGGCTCAATGATATGG AGAACTACCGGCTGGAGAGCGCCTATGAAAAACACCTCATCATCAAGGTTGTCCTG TTCCAGTTTGTCAACTCCTACCTGAGCCTCTTCTACATCGGCTTCTACCTCAAGGACATGGAGCGCCTGAAAGAG atgCTGGCCACACTGCTGATCACCCGCCAGTTCCTCCAGAACGTGCGAGAGGTCCTGCAGCCGCACTTGTACCGGCGGCTGAGCCGCGGCGAGCTGGGCGCGCGCGCCGTCTGGGAGCTGGCCCGCGCCCTGCTTGGCCTGCTGAGCCCATGGCGCCCCGATCCCCGCCGCCTAGAGCCCCAGGCTGAGGAGGGTGGTGGCAGCGGCGCTGGGGCGGGGCGCAGGTGTCTCAGCGGGGGCTGCGGGGCacccgaggaggaggaggaggcggccaCGGTGGAGAGGCGGCTGGCAGGGGAAGGCGGGGAGACGGGGGACGGGGCTcggggcaggaaggaagaggaagaggaggaggaggaagaagaagacgacgaggaagaggagcaggaggaagaggagggcgaGGAAGGTGGCCTCCTAGACTGCGGGCTCCGGCTCAAGAAGGTCAGCTTCGCCGAGCGGGGTGCCGGGCGGCGCCGGCCTGGCCCAAGCTCGGAGGCCCTCTTGGAGGAGGGGAGTCCCACCATGGTGGAGAAGGGGCTGGAGCCCAGTGTGTTCACGCTGGCCGAGGAAGACGACGAGGCGGAGGGGGCTCCCAGCAGCCCTGAGCGGGAGCCCCCAGCCATCCTGCTCCGCCGGGCAGGAGGTGAGGGCCGAGACCAGGGACCTGACGGTGGCCCGGACCCGGAGCCCAGCTCCAGCGGCGACTCCACCGGGAGGCAAAGGCGGCAGAACCGGTCGTCTTGGATTGACCCTCCCGAGGAGGAACACTCGCCCCAGCTCACGCAGGCAGAGCTGGAGAGCTGTATGAAGAAGTATGAG GACACGTTCCAGGACTATCAGGAGATGTTTGTGCAGTTCGGCTACGTGGTTCTCTTCTCATCTGCCTTCCCCCTGGCCGCGCTGTGCGCCCTGGTCAACAACCTCATTGAGATTCGCAGTGACGCCTTCAAGCTGTGCACGGGGCTACAGCGGCCCTTCGGCCAGCGCGTGGAGAGCATCGGCcagtggcag AAGGTGATGGAGGCCATGGGTGTCCTGGCGATCGTGGTCAACTGCTACCTAATCAGCCAGTGTGGACAGCTGCAGCGCCTGTTGCCCTGGCTGAGCCCAGAAGCAGCCATCGTGTCCGTGGTGGTGCTCGAG CACTTTGCTCTGCTCCTCAAGTACCTCATCCATGTGGCCATCCCCGACATCCCAGGCTGGGTGGCCGAGGAGATGGCCAAGCTGGAATACCAGCGCCGCGAGGCCTTCAAG AGACACGAGCGCCAGGCCCAGCACCGctaccagcagcagcagcggcggcgacGCGAGGAAGAGGAGCGCCAGCGCCACGCAGAGCACCACGCCCGGCGGGAACGCGACGCCAGTGGCCGGGAGGAGGCGAGGGCTGAGGGCCCCGGGCCGGACCCCGCTGCCTCGGAGAAGGCCTCTGCCAAGGCCAagggcggcggggcgggcggcCACGGGCCCGAGAGGCCCAAGCGCCCGGGGTCCCTGCTGGCGCCCAACAACGTCATGAAGCTGAAGCAGATCATCCCGCTCCAGGGCAAGTTTCTGTCTTCAGGGGCCGCGTCCTCGCTGGCTGCTGCAGGCGCCAGCGCCGCCCCGCGGCCGTCTCCCGCCCAGTCGCCCACCGGCAGCGACACACGCCTGCCAGCCTTCCTCAGCTTCAAGTTCCTCAAGTCTCCCGAGACCCGGCGGGACTCTGAGCGCAGCCACTCGCCACCCAAGGCCTTCCACGCCGGCAAGCTCTTCCCCTTTGGCGGGGCCCGGGCTGAGGCCGGGTCCAACGGGGCGGGCGGGCAGGCCCGGCCAGACGGGACCCCCAGCGGTGGTGGCAGCCGGGCCCAGAGGAGTGGGCCAGTGGACGAGGCCGCGGCTGAGGAGCTGGAAGCCCCCCGGCCTGAAGAAGAAGGCTCAG GGACAGCACTGGCCCCCGTGGGCGCCCCTGCCCTCCGCACCTGCCGCAGCCGGAGcccggcgccgccgccgccaccaatGCTGCTGCCCCGGCCCCCGACGCCGCCCGCCGGCTGCTGGCAATGGGACGGGCCGTGGGGCTGCGGGGGCGAGGGCACCGCCCTCCGCCAGGCCCCAGCCACCGAGTGCCCGCCCTGTGCCCTGGCCGGGGCCCCGCCTGCCCTTCAGCCCCTGCCAGGTGACACCAGCTTCTacagcctcctgccccagccactgcCGGCCACCTCGGAACCCCCCGAGGCCCCggcgcccagccccagccccagccccagcccccaggccgtGTGCTGGCCCAGCGGCTGGCATTAG